The Papaver somniferum cultivar HN1 chromosome 3, ASM357369v1, whole genome shotgun sequence genome includes a region encoding these proteins:
- the LOC113357004 gene encoding eukaryotic translation initiation factor 6-2-like yields the protein MATRLQFENNCEVGVFSKLTNAYCLVAIGGSENFYSTFESELADHIPVVKTSIGGTRIVGRLCAGNKNGLLVPHTTTDQELQHLRNILPDEVVVQRIDERLSALGNCVACNDHVALVHTDLDRDTEEIIADVLGVEVFRQTIAGNILVGSYCTFSNTGGLVHPHTSIEDLDELSTLLQVPLVAGTVNRGSEVIGAGMIVNDWTAFCGSDTTATELSVIESVFKLREAQPSLVKDEMRKSLIDSFV from the exons ATGGCAACCC GTCTACAATTTGAGAACAATTGTGAAGTTGGGGTGTTCTCAAAGTTAACCAATGCGTATTGTTTGGTTGCAATTGGAGGATCTGAGAACTTTTATAG TACATTTGAATCTGAGTTAGCAGATCACATCCCTGTTGTCAAAACCTCTATAGGTGGCACTAGGATCGTTGGGCGTTTATGTGCTG GAAACAAGAATGGACTTTTGGTGCCGCACACTACAACAGATCAGG AACTTCAACACTTGAGGAATATTTTACCAGATGAAGTTGTCGTTCAGAGAATTGACGAGAGACTATCCGCATTGGGAAATTGCGTTGCCTGTAACGACCATGTTGCTCTTGTACATACTGATCTTGATAGG GATACTGAGGAGATTATCGCAGATGTTTTAGGAGTTGAAGTGTTTAGGCAGACTATTGCTGGAAATATTCTCGTGGGAAGTTACTGTACCTTCTCTAACACAGGCGGATTG GTTCATCCCCATACATCCATTGAAGACCTGGATGAACTGTCAACTCTTCTTCAAGTTCCTTTAGTGGCTGGGACGGTGAACAGAGGTAGCGAAGTCATTGGTGCTGGTATGATTGTTAATGACTGGACTGCATTCTGTGGATCAGACACTACGGCAACAGAACTCTCTGTCATTGAAAGTGTGTTCAAGTTGAGGGAAGCCCAACCTAGTCTCGTAAAAGATGAGATGCGGAAATCATTGATCGACAGTTTCGTTTAA
- the LOC113357005 gene encoding pentatricopeptide repeat-containing protein At2g13600-like has protein sequence MIFKLPWHRIIRTPFLSLKLVRYMSCEENLVIQTMNSLYQDFSTEKSYMRYSQSLSEAMKICGKQRSILNAKKLHGHLISTGFISSVFLQNHLLNMYSNCGLIEDSSRVFNEIDNPNVFSWNTMINGLSDLGMIEKARQLFDEMPERDCVSWNTMMSCYFQNGKVEETIKVFFIMFKDYIYCPDLYSFSYVIKACGSLRLLKLGLVLHCLVEKFSYGEDPFIQVSILDMYVKCGAVDLADKVFKRIQSPSLFCWNNMVYGYSKAYGVGRAIELFEQMPERDTVSWNTIISILSQHGFGVNTLSMFMEMCAHGCEPNSVTYASVLSSCASILDVQWGRHIHARIVRSEPSLDVFVGSTLIDMYAKFGHLETAKRVFSNLPERNTVSWTSLIGGFAQFEFEEEALVLFDQMRKVAVASDQFTVATILGVCSSRKYTCFGTQLHAHSIKIGLDYAIPVSNALVIMYFKCDNIQMANHVFRHMPLRDIISWTAMISAYSQKGDIGSAREYFDKMPQRNVITWNSMLAAYIQHGHWEEGLKLYKVMLLQDNVMPDWVTFSTLFGACNDFASLRLGNQIIAQAVKSGFDSDVSVANGIVTMYSKCGQFEKARKVFDSIVYKDLVSWNAMITSYALNGQGKSVVQIFENMLTSGVIPDHISYIGLLSGCSHSGLVSEGKYYFNSMTKNHGILRSSEHYTCIVDLLGRAGFLEEAKKVIEEMPIQPDSAVWVALLSACCTHGDSKLAEYAVKHLQELDLKDSGSYVLLANVYAETGDLNGVVKVRAMMRDRGIRKNPGCSWIEVGNTVHVFTADDASHPQINEVHRMVEEVLKKIEDTGKYVKDYSSSRYRGCHSEKLAVAFGLIHLPSWMPIHVMKNLRICSDCHTVIKLTSLVTARELVVRDANRFHHFRNGTCSCEDYW, from the coding sequence ATGATTTTCAAGCTTCCATGGCACAGAATTATTCGAACCCCTTTTCTGTCTCTAAAACTGGTTCGTTACATGTCGTGCGAAGAAAATCTCGTTATACAAACCATGAATTCTCTGTACCAAGACTTCTCCACAGAAAAATCTTATATGAGGTACTCCCAAAGTCTCTCAGAAGCCATGAAAATATGTGGAAAGCAACGTTCAATATTAAATGCTAAAAAACTCCATGGTCATTTGATATCTACTGGTTTCATATCTTCAGTTTTTCTGCAGAACCATCTTCTTAATATGTACTCAAATTGTGGTTTAATTGAAGATTCTTCCCGGGTTTTCAATGAAATTGATAATCCAAATGTTTTTAGTTGGAACACAATGATTAATGGGTTGTCAGATTTGGGTATGATAGAGAAAGCTAGACAACTGTTCGATGAAATGCCGGAAAGAGATTGTGTTTCCTGGAATACTATGATGTCTTGTTATTTTCAAAATGGGAAAGTTGAAGAAACCATTAAGGTATTCTTTATAATGTttaaggattatatctattgtcCCGATTTGTATTCGTTTTCGTATGTGATTAAGGCTTGTGGCAGTCTCCGATTGTTGAAACTAGGTTTGGTGTTGCATTGCCTTGTTGAGAAATTTTCATATGGCGAAGACCCATTTATTCAAGTGTCTATTCTTGATATGTATGTTAAGTGTGGAGCTGTGGATTTAGCTGATAAAGTCTTTAAGCGGATTCAGAGTCCGAGTTTGTTTTGTTGGAATAATATGGTTTATGGTTATTCAAAAGCATACGGAGTAGGACGAGCAATTGAATTATTCGAACAAATGCCTGAACGTGACACTGTGTCATGGAACACTATCATTTCGATCTTATCACAACATGGGTTCGGAGTAAACACTCTTTCTATGTTTATGGAGATGTGTGCTCATGGATGTGAACCAAATTCTGTGACTTATGCTAGTGTTCTTAGCTCATGCGCAAGCATTCTTGATGTGCAATGGGGTAGACATATCCATGCTCGGATTGTTAGATCTGAACCAAGTCTGGATGTTTTTGTAGGTAGCACTCTGATTGATATGTATGCGAAATTTGGGCATTTGGAAACTGCAAAGAGAGTGTTTAGTAACTTACCAGAAAGAAACACAGTATCCTGGACTTCTCTAATTGGAGGTTTTGCTCAGTTCGAATTTGAAGAAGAAGCTTTAGTATTATTTGATCAAATGAGAAAGGTAGCAGTGGCCTCGGATCAGTTTACAGTTGCTACTATACTAGGAGTCTGTTCAAGTAGAAAATATACCTGTTTTGGAACTCAGCTCCATGCTCATTCAATCAAGATAGGACTTGACTATGCCATTCCTGTAAGTAATGCTCTTGTTATAATGTATTTTAAGTGCGACAACATTCAGATGGCCAATCATGTTTTCAGGCACATGCCTCTTAGGGATATAATATCATGGACAGCAATGATCAGTGCATATTCTCAGAAAGGTGACATTGGAAGTGCGCGTGAATATTTTGACAAGATGCCACAGAGAAATGTTATAACATGGAACTCAATGTTAGCTGCATATATACAACATGGGCACTGGGAAGAAGGTCTGAAGCTGTACAAGGTGATGTTACTGCAAGATAATGTAATGCCTGATTGGGTAACTTTTTCAACTTTATTCGGTGCATGTAATGATTTTGCATCATTGCGACTCGGCAACCAAATTATTGCTCAAGCTGTGAAAAGTGGGTTTGATTCTGATGTCTCTGTTGCAAATGGTATCGTCACCATGTATTCTAAATGTGGACAGTTCGAGAAAGCACGAAAGGTATTTGATTCGATTGTTTATAAGGATCTGGTTTCTTGGAATGCAATGATCACATCATACGCTCTAAATGGTCAAGGAAAAAgtgtggttcaaatttttgaaaatatgttaACATCAGGTGTCATCCCAGATCACATAAGTTACATTGGTTTGCTGTCAGGTTGTAGCCATTcgggacttgtatcagaagggaAATATTACTTTAATTCTATGACCAAAAATCATGGTATCTTGCGGAGTTCTGAACACTATACATGTATAGTTGATTTACTTGGAAGAGCGGGGTTTTTAGAGGAGGCCAAGAAAGTAATCGAAGAGATGCCTATTCAACCAGATTCAGCTGTTTGGGTTGCTCTACTTAGCGCTTGTTGTACCCACGGTGATTCAAAGCTAGCAGAATATGCAGTCAAACATTTGCAAGAGTTGGATTTGAAGGATTCTGGTAGTTATGTGTTGCTAGCTAACGTCTACGCAGAAACAGGTGACTTGAATGGTGTGGTGAAGGTGAGAGCAATGATGAGAGACAGAGGAATCCGTAAGAATCCAGGGTGTAGCTGGATTGAAGTGGGAAACACAGTGCATGTGTTTACAGCAGATGACGCAAGCCACCCACAAATTAACGAGGTTCATAGGATGGTGGAGGAGGTTCTTAAGAAGATCGAGGATACAGGCAAGTATGTGAAAGACTACAGTTCTTCTCGATATCGAGGCTGTCACAGTGAGAAGCTTGCAGTAGCTTTTGGACTAATACATCTTCCTTCTTGGATGCCAATACATGTGATGAAGAACCTTAGGATTTGTTCTGATTGTCACACAGTCATAAAGCTGACATCTCTTGTTACTGCTAGAGAATTGGTTGTCCGAGATGCAAATCGTTTCCATCATTTCAGAAATGGAACCTGTTCTTGTGAAGATTACTGGTAA